From Betta splendens chromosome 3, fBetSpl5.4, whole genome shotgun sequence, the proteins below share one genomic window:
- the nae1 gene encoding NEDD8-activating enzyme E1 regulatory subunit isoform X1 has translation MRKFRCANNHRLLKDIMAATKASKEQKYDRQLRLWGDHGQETLENAHVCLINANATGTELLKNLVLPGIGAFTIVDGHTVTGEDVGNNFFLTHNSIGKNRAQAATELLQELNSDVSGNFVEESPDKLLDNDPEFFQRFTIVIGVQLPESTCLRLSSVLWAVSVPFLICKTYGLIGYMRLAVQEHTVIESHPDNALEDLRLDLPFDELNNHVQTYDLDSMEKKDHSHTPWIIIVAKHLEKWLIEHNGQSPKNYKEKEAFRQFIREGILKNDNGVPEDEENFEEAVKNVNTALNPTKISSTVEDLFNSKQCNNITSQTPSFWVMLRAVKEFVHNEGNGNLPVRGTIPDMIADSQKYINLQNVYREKALQDAAAVSKHVENLLKSVGKPPESISEKDIKLFCKNASFLRVVRCRSLAEEYSVDSVNRDEIASCMDNPDSEMVFYLMLRAVDCFYQQHSRYPGVYNYQVEEDISKLKFCVNSLLQEYSLNVNIKDDYIHEFCRYGAAEPHTVAAFLGGSAAQEAIKIISRQFVPFNNTFIYNAMSQTSATFRL, from the exons ATGAGGAAGTTCAGATGCGCCAATAATCATCGCCTATTGAAAGATATTATGGCAGCCACCAAAGCCTCCAAAGAGCAGAAATACGACAGGCAGCTCAG ACTGTGGGGTGATCATGGTCAAGAAACACTGGAGAATGCACACGTTTGTCTCATTAATGCCAACGCAACTGGTACAGAGTTACTGAAGAACCTGGTACTTCCAG GTATTGGAGCATTCACAATAGTTGATGGCCATACAGTTACTGGAGAAGATGTTGGAAACAA CTTCTTCCTTACACATAACAGCATTGGAAAG AACAGAGCACAGGCTGCAACGGAACTGTTACAGGAACTAAACAGTGATGTCTCTGGAAACTTTGTTGAAGAG AGTCCAGACAAACTTCTGGACAATGACCCAGAGTTTTTCCAGAGGTTTACCATAGTCATAGGTGTCCAATTACCAGAAAG TACGTGTTTGAGACTCAGCTCAGTTCTGTGGGCCGTCTCTGTACCCTTCCTAATCTGTAAAACCTACGGCCTCATTGGATACATGAGATTAGCAGTGCAGGAGCATACAG TGATTGAGTCACACCCAGACAATGCTTTGGAGGACCTAAGGTTAGATCTGCCTTTTGATGAACTCAACAACCATGTTCAGACCTATGACCTCGACAGTATGGAAAAAAAG GATCACAGCCACACGCCGTGGATAATTATTGTTGCTAAGCATCTTGAGAAATGGCTGATTGAG cACAATGGTCAGTCGCCAAAGAACTACAAAGAGAAAGAGGCCTTCAGACAGTTTATTCGAGAAG GGATCTTGAAGAATGACAATGGTGTCCCAGAGGATGAGGAAAACTTTGAGGAAGCTGTTAAGAATGTCAATactgctttaaatccaactaaG ATATCAAGTACTGTTGAGGACCTCTTCAATAGCAAACAGTGCaacaacatcacatcacag acCCCATCATTCTGGGTGATGTTGAGAGCTGTTAAGGAGTTTGTTCATAACGAAGGCAATGGAAATCTGCCTGTCCGGGGAACCATTCCAGATATGATCGCAGACTCTCAGAAATATATCAACCTTCAAAATGT TTACAGGGAAAAGGCTTTGCAggatgcagctgctgtttctaaGCATGTAGAAAATCTATTAAAGTCTGTTGGAAAG CCTCCAGAGAGCATCTCTGAAAAGGACATCAAACTTTTCT GTAAGAATGCGTCCTTTTTAAGGGTGGTGCGCTGCAGATCTCTGGCTGAAGAATACAGTGTGGATTCAGTAAACAGGGATGAAATCG CCTCATGCATGGACAATCCAGACAGCGAGATGGTCTTCTACCTCATGCTTCGCGCTGTTGATTGCTTCTATCAGCAGCATTCTCGCTATCCAG GGGTTTACAACTACCAGGTGGAAGAGGACATCAGCAAACTAAAGTTTTGTGTCAACTCCCTTCTGCAGGAGTACAGTCTCAATGTCAACATCAAAGACGACTATATCCACGAGTT CTGTCGATATGGAGCTGCAGAGCCACACACAGTTGCAGCATTTTTGGGAG GATCAGCTGCTCAAGAGGCCATCAAGATCATCAGCCGACAGTTTGTGCCATTTAACAACACTTTCATTTACAACGCAATGTCTCAGACGTCTGCCACCTTTCGGCTATGA
- the ca7 gene encoding carbonic anhydrase 7, with amino-acid sequence MSGNNWGYGKDNGPSLWHKQYPTAKGNRQSPIDIIPQQLSQDPGLGPVVLNYDQCTSINISNNGHSVVVEFDDSDDRSVIRGGPLDNPYRLKQFHFHWGGKGCHGSEHTVAGNSYASELHLVHWNAVKYKTYGEAAAAPDGLAVLGIFLETGDDHRWLHAITDALYMVKFKGSITDFKGFNPKCLLPSSLHYWTYLGSLTTPPLHESVTWIILKEPITVSERQLGKFRMLLSTGEEEDQRIRMENNFRPPQPLKGRKVRSSV; translated from the exons ATGTCAGGGAATAACTGGGGCTATGGAAAAGACAACG GTCCTTCTTTATGGCACAAACAGTATCCCACTGCCAAGGGGAACCGACAGTCTCCAATAGACATCATCCCTCAACAACTTTCACAAGACCCCGGTCTCGGTCCAGTGGTACTTAACTATGACCAGTGCACATCCATCAACATCTCAAATAATGGACACTCTGTAGTTGTGGAGTTCGATGACTCGGACGATCGTTCAG TGATCCGAGGAGGCCCTCTTGACAACCCCTACAGGCTGAAGCAGTTCCACTTCCACTGGGGTGGAAAGGGCTGCCATGGCTCTGAGCACACTGTTGCAGGAAATAGTTATGCatctgag CTTCATTTAGTCCACTGGAACGCCGTCAAGTACAAGACGTACGGGGAGGCGGCCGCAGCTCCCGACGGCCTCGCTGTTCTGGGCATCTTTTTAGAA ACAGGTGACGATCACAGATGGCTCCACGCAATCACAGACGCATTGTACATGGTGAAATTTAAG GGCAGTATCACGGATTTCAAAGGTTTCAACCCCAAATGCCTCCTCCCCAGCAGCCTCCACTACTGGACCTACCTGGGGTCCCTAACCACACCCCCACTGCATGAGAGCGTCACCTGGATCATCCTGAAAGAGCCAATCACAGTCTCCGAAAGACAG CTGGGCAAGTTCAGAATGCTCCTCTCCACGGGTGAGGAAGAAGATCAGAGGATCCGCATGGAAAACAACTTCAGGCCTCCCCAGCCTCTCAAAGGAAGGAAAGTACGTTCCTCTGTTTAA
- the nae1 gene encoding NEDD8-activating enzyme E1 regulatory subunit isoform X2, giving the protein MRKFRCANNHRLLKDIMAATKASKEQKYDRQLRLWGDHGQETLENAHVCLINANATGTELLKNLVLPGIGAFTIVDGHTVTGEDVGNNFFLTHNSIGKNRAQAATELLQELNSDVSGNFVEESPDKLLDNDPEFFQRFTIVIGVQLPESTCLRLSSVLWAVSVPFLICKTYGLIGYMRLAVQEHTVIESHPDNALEDLRLDLPFDELNNHVQTYDLDSMEKKDHSHTPWIIIVAKHLEKWLIEHNGQSPKNYKEKEAFRQFIREGILKNDNGVPEDEENFEEAVKNVNTALNPTKTPSFWVMLRAVKEFVHNEGNGNLPVRGTIPDMIADSQKYINLQNVYREKALQDAAAVSKHVENLLKSVGKPPESISEKDIKLFCKNASFLRVVRCRSLAEEYSVDSVNRDEIASCMDNPDSEMVFYLMLRAVDCFYQQHSRYPGVYNYQVEEDISKLKFCVNSLLQEYSLNVNIKDDYIHEFCRYGAAEPHTVAAFLGGSAAQEAIKIISRQFVPFNNTFIYNAMSQTSATFRL; this is encoded by the exons ATGAGGAAGTTCAGATGCGCCAATAATCATCGCCTATTGAAAGATATTATGGCAGCCACCAAAGCCTCCAAAGAGCAGAAATACGACAGGCAGCTCAG ACTGTGGGGTGATCATGGTCAAGAAACACTGGAGAATGCACACGTTTGTCTCATTAATGCCAACGCAACTGGTACAGAGTTACTGAAGAACCTGGTACTTCCAG GTATTGGAGCATTCACAATAGTTGATGGCCATACAGTTACTGGAGAAGATGTTGGAAACAA CTTCTTCCTTACACATAACAGCATTGGAAAG AACAGAGCACAGGCTGCAACGGAACTGTTACAGGAACTAAACAGTGATGTCTCTGGAAACTTTGTTGAAGAG AGTCCAGACAAACTTCTGGACAATGACCCAGAGTTTTTCCAGAGGTTTACCATAGTCATAGGTGTCCAATTACCAGAAAG TACGTGTTTGAGACTCAGCTCAGTTCTGTGGGCCGTCTCTGTACCCTTCCTAATCTGTAAAACCTACGGCCTCATTGGATACATGAGATTAGCAGTGCAGGAGCATACAG TGATTGAGTCACACCCAGACAATGCTTTGGAGGACCTAAGGTTAGATCTGCCTTTTGATGAACTCAACAACCATGTTCAGACCTATGACCTCGACAGTATGGAAAAAAAG GATCACAGCCACACGCCGTGGATAATTATTGTTGCTAAGCATCTTGAGAAATGGCTGATTGAG cACAATGGTCAGTCGCCAAAGAACTACAAAGAGAAAGAGGCCTTCAGACAGTTTATTCGAGAAG GGATCTTGAAGAATGACAATGGTGTCCCAGAGGATGAGGAAAACTTTGAGGAAGCTGTTAAGAATGTCAATactgctttaaatccaactaaG acCCCATCATTCTGGGTGATGTTGAGAGCTGTTAAGGAGTTTGTTCATAACGAAGGCAATGGAAATCTGCCTGTCCGGGGAACCATTCCAGATATGATCGCAGACTCTCAGAAATATATCAACCTTCAAAATGT TTACAGGGAAAAGGCTTTGCAggatgcagctgctgtttctaaGCATGTAGAAAATCTATTAAAGTCTGTTGGAAAG CCTCCAGAGAGCATCTCTGAAAAGGACATCAAACTTTTCT GTAAGAATGCGTCCTTTTTAAGGGTGGTGCGCTGCAGATCTCTGGCTGAAGAATACAGTGTGGATTCAGTAAACAGGGATGAAATCG CCTCATGCATGGACAATCCAGACAGCGAGATGGTCTTCTACCTCATGCTTCGCGCTGTTGATTGCTTCTATCAGCAGCATTCTCGCTATCCAG GGGTTTACAACTACCAGGTGGAAGAGGACATCAGCAAACTAAAGTTTTGTGTCAACTCCCTTCTGCAGGAGTACAGTCTCAATGTCAACATCAAAGACGACTATATCCACGAGTT CTGTCGATATGGAGCTGCAGAGCCACACACAGTTGCAGCATTTTTGGGAG GATCAGCTGCTCAAGAGGCCATCAAGATCATCAGCCGACAGTTTGTGCCATTTAACAACACTTTCATTTACAACGCAATGTCTCAGACGTCTGCCACCTTTCGGCTATGA